The genomic region tcatgactttgcatttggcagggttgaattcgagaagccagtttctggaccacatgtccagcctgtccaggtctctttgcagtcctgcctcatccgatttaattcttctcatcagcttcacatcatctgcgaataggaacacttcagagtctattccttccatcatgtcgttcgcatatatcaaaaatagcactggtcctagaactgacccctgtgggaccccgctcgtcacaggcgcccactgtgtgtgtgtgtgtgtgtgtgtgtgtgtgtgtgtgtgtgtgtgtgtgtgtaggtactcacctatttatggttgcaggggtcgagtcacatctgGGGtctgcctcttcactagtcgctactaagtccacttTCTTCCTGCTCCAAGAACCTTACCATACCTCTCCTtagaactatgtatggatcctccctccactatttcactctccagattgttccatttcctgacaactctaaggctggttaaatacttcctaacatctccatgtgtgtgtgtgtgtgtgtgtgtgtgtgtgtgtgttcacagcCTAATCAACCTATAATCAACCCACAACTTTTGTATTTTTGATTGCTTTTTTGCAAACGCTTGTGATTTTGAGTGCAATTAAATATTTTATTTGCTGTGTTTGCTTCTCGTTTTTTCTCCTTAATATCCAAAACTTATCTGCTTAGAAGGATCCATAAGAGGTGCCGTACAAATTGTCAAATTTTCTCAGGAAAGAAAATTTCTCTCCAGAGGGAAATGAACATGAATGTTCATTTGGACTGTTTTTACTAAAAAGTTTCGTTCCTGCAACCTAGCACTCGTTTGGCAATAGAACTGTGGATGAATGAAACAGAATTGCATATCGTTAATGGAGTATTTTGAGTAGCTTTCGAAGTAGATTGTACAGGTACATGAATGGGCGAGTTGAACTTGCCTAGCACTGCCAGTAGTTCCaccgcagtgctcctcctttcttatattcttaaataCATTAGGATTATGAGAGACTATAGGAAATATAGGGGCCAGATAGAACGTAGTAATAGTAGCGTTAGGTGCAGGACACGATAAACTGAGAAGGGTTTATCTATGGTTGTATCATCTCGGGGAAGCATGTTCTAAcatcaggctgagggattgattaaatctccttcacatcttccaccattcttctcttcattgaactgatgaagccactggctggcgaaacgtttccacaataaaaaatacccaaatgttgcacaagtgtctcattcatcaggcTAAGGTTGTGGGAATGTTATAAGCGCCAGTTTTTTTGAACGATGGTATTAGAGGTGGCAGTGAGTGGCGCTTCCAAACAGTGGTGTCTCCTCGAATCCGCTTCCCTGTACAACAATTGAGCATTTTTCTAACGCATAAGATTTCTCAGTGTTTCTCTGTGTACGACACTCATCTTAAAAGCGGCATCCCTACTACAGGCGTATTTGAGTTCATATTTTTTTGTGGACAAGACACAAATGCGCCAGCAGCAAGAATGATACTCGTATTGCAAATGTTGTACACAGAAACACTACAATAAAACTAATAGAATTCGTGGCTGCATAGGaataagtataaataatagaaatcctaaGGTTATACTTCAACTTTATGTATATCATcggtaaggcctcatttagagCATGCTGTTCAGTTCTGATCTccacattacagaatggatataaaatgCCCTGAAAAATATATAAAACGAATTTGTGCACTCTCTGGTATGGCAGTAGAGGTGTAAATGAGTAGTACAAACTCCCATGTAGCATCATTAAAGCGAGCACCTTAAGTAATTTTCAAAACAGTTCAGTTGTGAGTTTGACGTTCCTATTATGGGCCAGCAAGACTATTGCAGTGCTGCTCCATTCTTTTGTTCTGATGActgtgattttatatatatatataatcattatatatatatatatatatatatatatatatatatatatatatatatatatatatatatatatatatatatatatatatatattatgttgtgtatctttatatgtgtatgcttctaaactgtgtatTATGAgcactctgcaaaaacagtgataatgtgcgagtgtggtgaaagtgttgaatgatgatgaaagtattttctttttggggattttctttcttttttgggtcaccctgcctcggtgggagacggccgacttgttgaaaaaaaaatgtatgattgattatatatatatatatatatatatatatatatatatatatatatatatatatatatatatatatatatatatatatatatatatatataaatcataggtagtaggttggtagacagcaacctcccagggaggtactaccgtcctgccaagtgagtgtaaaacgaaaacctgtaattgttttacatgatggtaggattgctggtgtccttttttctgtctcgtgaacatgcaagatttcaggtatgtcttgctacttctacttacacttaggtcacatgtacaagcacatatatacacacccctctgggttttcttctattttctttctagttcttattcttgtttatttcctctttatctccatggggaagtggaacagaattcttcctccgtaagccatgcgtgttgtaagaagcgactaaaatgccgggagcaaggggctagtaacctcttctcctgtatatattactaaatgtaaaaggagaaactttcgtttttccttttgggccaccctgcctcggtaggatacggccggcgtgttgaaagaaagaatatgtatatatatatatatatatatatatatatatatatatatatatatatatatatatatatatatatatatatatatatatatatatatatatatatataatgtgtgtgtgtgtgtgtgtgtgtgtatgcttccTCCAGTGTCTGATCTACTCGTAACACACTTTATATTAAGAGAATGTTATTTTGGATTCATTTGGGGTAATGCAAGAAAGAAAAATACAATTAGTTATACAGAATATATTTACACAGACATATCTTACAATATATACAGAGATTAAAACATCCTTTGCTGTTAGATAGACAAAAAAATAAATAGaaagtaaaaatatatataaatggacCATGTTCTCTGAAGGAGAACAAGTGAGCATTCTGTCTTGTAATGGGAACACGATAATCCATTGGATAATCATTAAAATTTACGATTTTTAAAACCTGAATTTTTAATAAATGTGCAAAATACTGAAAATTTAATAAATATTCGTCCGACTGGAGATGGGTTGAGAAGGGAAGCAGTGGAGGGAAAGAAATGATAGAGACGGAGAGCAAATCGTAGGATAAAGCGGAACCAAGAAAAACAACCAGGGCAAAGAAGAATCCAAGGTAAAACTCGAAAGCAGAAGgtcgtgaaaaaaaaaattgaattacgAGAAAATGAGAGACGAAAAAAAGacacattctcccctccccctcgccTCCTTTTTTCTCATTATTTTAAATTTACTTAAGAGAACGAAAGTTAAAATAATGTCTCCAGTGTCACAGGTGCACCATGATACAGATGACTTTAAACTGGTTTGAACAGTCCGCCTTAAAGAACAATACTAACCGCTCTAAGAACCACAGGATTACACGAGCACTGATAACTGGTCCAGCGTTTATTGCACACAGACAATAATACAACATGCATTTATTATGTGGGCCAAGAGTAATAAATTCATACATATTCATACACGCTAACCATACATCATAATACAGGAGGCAATTCATATTCTATGTCTGAACACCAAGGGAACGTGGAGGCTTTGCTGCATCACCTGGATCAGGTGAGTGTCACTTGAGGTCAGGTGTTCACCTGGAGTCTGGTGTTTATCTGGAGCCAACTGTCTTTACAAAGTGTCGCCTGTTTTCACCAGGTGCCAGCTATATTCACCAGGCGCCAGCTATATTCACCAGGTACCAGCTATACTCTCCTAGGGCCAGCTGCATCGCCTGGAGTCGTCACCTATATTAAATGGGATCATTTTCACCGCTTGAAACTATCTTAAATTCGCAGAGTTTACGGACAATCATGTGGGTCTGCTGCATCACCTGGCATTCACTGATCACGAGGAATCAACCTAATCATCGCGTGAGGTCATCTGGAGCGCAGGGTACATCAGGAAGGTGCGTTGCAGAGACCTGCGCTGATACAGTGTCACTTCACATTGTGGTGCAAACGTATGCATTGACACGTCACCTTGGATTGGAATGCTAGGAATGACCAGTGAACTCGAAGAGTTGGGGTTGAGGTCGCTGACGTGAGAGTTACTGGGGAGGGGAGCACAGCGTGAGGGGCCTACACAATAGGCCTCTACATGTGGGGGTCGCCGACGATTATAAGTGTGCAAGGAAAGGCGCCGCTCCCTCTGGGAACAACAGACAGATCTGCTAGCTTTTCATAGTGAGAAGTCGCCACTGTTGTTACGAATCTGTCCTTTGCTTCAATGCTGGATGCTCACGGGATAGCCTTGAGAAGCCAAGGGAAGGGTAATGTGACCTCTTAGAAGGTCGTGGAGGTGGCGCTGGTGGGAGCTCTGCATGGAGCTTAGGTCATTATCTGATGGTTCATCTGGTGGGCGGCCATGTCTCCGTAGTGGTTCCAGTAGGACATATAGTGGGCAGGGTCCCACTGGTGGTGCGGGGGCATCATGGCTTGATCTCGGCGCTGCTCGCATGCGGCCATAGCCGGGTTCATGGCCATCATTTCCTTGGCGAGGTGAGCCGGTGGGGACACCATCATGTCTCGCGGAGCCGTCATCATTGGGGATGTCATCTCACCGTGGCTGGATACCGTGGGAGGCTGCGACTGTGGGCGGTCGTCGGGTGGGGGAGAAAGTGGGCCGCCGTCAGGGCCTACTGACGGAGGTGGCTGGTCGTGGCCGTGGTCCGTGGTAGCAGGGGAACTGGGAGACTCTGGACCATTAGAAACCATCTGTGACAAGTTAGCTCCGAGGTCTGCAGCAATCTCTGCCGCGTCTACTCCTGGCAGCTGGCCGTTCTGGGCCGCCTTGTACAACTTCTTGTACTTGGACCTGCGGTTCTGGAACCAGATCTTAACCTGCAACCAAAGACGAAGGTACGTTAGTTAAAGACAATAAGCACGCTCATGTATGCACTTACAAACTTCAGTTCTCAAGTTTCTAACTCTCAGCTCAAGCATTATTTATATCTTGATAATTTCACAATAATACGAAATTATATGATAAAAAAAACAATGTTAATATAAAACCAGTATCATTAAGCCATATCGCTTGTCTGAAGAGGTCATGTCTAGCATAAACTagtcaataccatgactggaacaacgcacaaataacccgcttccGTGTGACAGGTTAATGGTCCAAgctggaccgaaacgttttcataAGTTTCGGTCTTCAATGTGCAGGGCATTTGTGTATAAACCAGTAATCCTACTGCAGTGCGCCTCTATTCTTACATTCATAATTTTATATGGCTGAAGAGGTGGTATCACATGACTTAATAGTACTGGCTCCTAATCTTTGTTAATAGTGCTTCTATGAATTTCATTCCTTTAACTTCTGTCTCAAAAAGGATTCAATCATATCCTGCAAAATATCGTGTAAAATTATCAAGTATGAAGTATATTCAATATTGAGCAGAAATTTAATTTGTTTTCAGTTAATTCatattacttatatatatatatatatatatatatatatatatatatatataattttttttttcaacaagtcggccgtctcccaccgaggcagggtgacccaaaaaagaaagaaaatccccaaaaagaaaatactttcatcatcattcgacactttcacctcactcacacattgtcactgcttttgcagaggtgctcagaatacaacagtttagaagcatacacatataaagatacacaacatatccctccaaactgccaatatcccaaacccctcctttaaagtgcaggcattgtacttcccatttccaggactcaagtccgactatatgaaaataaccggtttccctgaatcccttcactaaatattaccctgctcacactccaacagatcgtcaggtcccaagtatc from Cherax quadricarinatus isolate ZL_2023a chromosome 56, ASM3850222v1, whole genome shotgun sequence harbors:
- the LOC128700677 gene encoding homeobox protein DLL-1-like, yielding MLDQELLAKGGLTEGQQQPPPHLTNPYSQFQQYQQSMAGYNNMGYGFPAMYAQNGYGYPLPGYPHAPSPPSDVTEKTEGGEVRVTAKGKKVRKPRTIYSSLQLQQLNKMFQRTQYLALPERAELAAKLGLTQTQVKIWFQNRRSKYKKLYKAAQNGQLPGVDAAEIAADLGANLSQMVSNGPESPSSPATTDHGHDQPPPSVGPDGGPLSPPPDDRPQSQPPTVSSHGEMTSPMMTAPRDMMVSPPAHLAKEMMAMNPAMAACEQRRDQAMMPPHHQWDPAHYMSYWNHYGDMAAHQMNHQIMT